The DNA region GCGCCGTGCAATCGGCCCTTGTCCTCTGTGGCTGGAAGAAAATTCAACGCCGGAAGGGACAGTTCTTTCTTCCAGAAAAAGGAATGGGGATTGACGTAGGCGGAATCGGCAAGGAATATGCCGTGGATCGGGTATTTGAAATGGCCAATCAGGCGGGCCTCCAGAATGTCTTGGTAAATTTCGGTCACGATTTACGAGTTCAGGGCGAGCCCCCTGAGAAGGGACCGTGGCGCATTGGACTGGAAGATCCCAATGACCCCGGACGGTGCTGGGGCGGTGTGGTGGTTCGCAACCGGGCCGTAACAACCTCAGGAAACTACGCGCGTAACGTAAAAATAAATGGCGAGCAGTTTGGGCACATTCTTGATCCCCGCACCGGCTACCCGGTGAGTAATGGGTGCCAATCGGTCAGTGTCATTGCGCCCACCTGCACCGAGGCGGGCATTTTGTCCACCACCGCCTTCATCCTCGGTGGGGAGGAGGGGCAACGCTTTCTCGACAGTTACTACCAAGTCGAGGGTTGTGTGAATGAAAAGAACAGGCAGTATCTAACCAGGAGATTCCATGAATACCTCATCCGTGATTAATAAAATAACCATACTGGCGGCTATCGCATTACTGGCCGCAACAGGTACTACGCAGGCTGGCTGGAAAACAGGCTCCCCGTTACCGGATTTGAATCAGTTCAAATTGGAGGGAAAAGTCCCTTCAGACCTAAAAGGAAAAGTGATCCTGATCGACTTCTGGGCCTCCTGGTGCGGCCCTTGCAAGGCATCATTCCCCATCCTGAATAACCTGCAAGATCAATATAAGACCCGGGGATTTGAAATCATTGCCGTGAATCAGGATCAGACACGTGCGCTCATGAAATCATTTCTTGAAGAACACCCTGCCTCCTTCATCGCCCTGCGTGATGCAGACAACCTGTTGGTAGCGGCAGCAGATGTACAATCCATGCCCTCCTCCTTCCTGGTCGATCGCTCAGGCAGAATCCGGTTTCTGCATACGGGTTTCCATGGCGAAAAAACAGCCGCCAAATACAAAGAAGAGATTGAACTATTGCTGAATGAAAAGGATGGGCTGAAAAAATGAAACACCGCCTGCTCAAACTAGGATTGATATCTATCGGTCTCATTTCGCTTACCGGCTGCGGAACGGTTCAACCCTGGGAGCGGGGAACCCTCTCCGACTATACCATGCGCCAGGATCGTGATCCCCTGACCGACTCCATGCGGGAACACGTTTACTTTACACGCGAATCCGCCGCCGGTGGACGCGGAGTGGGTGGCGGCGGTTGCGGCTGTAACTAGCCTGTATTGACTCGACACGTGGTGCCGCACGCACCATAATGCGGCCCATGCAACCACAAGAATTTATTGTTCGCCTGGATCAAGCCGGATTGCCTCTGCAAAACTTTCTGGCCCAACGCCTGAACTTGTCCCGGAACAAGGCCAAAGGACTGCTGGATGAGCGGCTCGTATTTGTCAATGGACGCCGCATCTGGATGACCCACCACGAAGTCCGAAAAGGCGACAAAATCGAGGTCATGATCCCCTCCAAACAAGCGGCCAAAAAGGCCAAACCTCTGACCATCCTTTACCAGGACTCCGAATACATCATTGTTGACAAACAAACCGGTCGCCTTTCCAACGGACCGGACAGCCTTGAGACAGATCTCCAAACACTTCTTAAAATGCCAAGACTCCAGGCCGTTCATCGGCTTGATCGCGACACCTCCGGCTGCATTCTCATTGCCAAGTCAAAGGAGGCGTTCGATAAAGCGGTTGATCTATTCAAAAAGCAGGAAATTTCAAAAGTCTATCACCTGCTTGCCATGGGCGAAATCAAGGAGCGGGAACGCCGCATTGACTACCCTCTTGAGAATGAGCCAGCAGTAACGAAACTCTATCACGTCTCATCCAATCCACTGGCCAGCCATCTCAAGGCTTCCCTTGAAACCGGCCGAACCCATCAAATCCGCAAACATCTTGCCTACATCGGGCATCCGGTTCTGGGCGATAAAACCTATGCCGTACGGGGAGCCATCCCTGAAGAACTCCGCATGATAGACCGGCAAATGCTGCATGCCGCAAGCTTGCGGTTCAACTCCCCCTTCAATCAACGTGCCATACGAGTTGAATCCCCACTCCCAAAGGATTTCACTCTCTGGATGAAGCGGCTTGGCTTGCGATAAGGGGCAAAACGATCATGCGATTCCTCACGTTATTGCTGGGGCTGTTCATCCTGACAGGATGTCGCCCTGCTGCGGAGGCACCACTTGATCCCCTTCGCGCGACAACGGTGGCAGAGGCCCTGGCGCAATCCAACACGGTTCAAAATCTGGATTTGTTTTATCGCCGCCTCAATGGCTTTCCAACTGATATCCTAGTCCTCAATAACCTCAAGCAGCTCAACCTCCGAACCTGCACCATCGGACGCCTGCCTGATGAAATCACCGCCCTATCCCAGTTGACCAGGCTGGATTTGGGGCAAACGGGACTGACAAACCTCCCCCCCGCCATTGGCGAACTCACCCAGCTTACCCATCTCTGGCTCAACGATAACCCGCTGCCGTCCCTGCCGCAGGAAATCCAGAACTTGACCAATCTCACCTACCTGAATGCCGACCGCACCCAGCTATCACAACTCCTCCCGGGAATCGGACTCCTCTCCAACCTGAGATGGCTCAGACTCAATAACAATCATCTGACCGCTATGCCGGCGGATATGGCCGGACTGGCGAAAAACCTTAAAATCCTTTACCTTATGGGCAATCCGATACCCGAGCAGGAACAAAATCGGATCAAGGCGGCCCTGCCGGGGTGCACCGTGATCTTTCAGCCCGGATCGGGCGTTAAAACCAGCAACAGGAACTGACAGAATGAAAACAATCAAACTTCGACTTGGGGTTAATATCGACCATGTGGCCACACTCCGGCAGGTTCGCGGGACCGACTATCCCGACCTTGTTCAAGCTGCACGGGTATGTGAAGTCGCAGGAGCGACCGGAATAACCGTCCACTTGCGGGAAGACCGTCGCCATATTCAGGATCGCGATGTCTTTGCCCTACGCAAGGCCATCAAAACCCGGCTGAATCTGGAAATGGCCAATAACCCGGACATCCTTGCTGTCGCCCTGAAGGTCAAACCCGATGAAGTCTGCCTCGTCCCGGAACGACGGCAGGAACTGACGACCGAAGGCGGACTGGATGCGGCAGGCCAGGCGCGGCGCTTGCGCCCCACTATTCAAAAACTTTCCGATGCTGGCATTGAAGTTAGTTTATTCATTGCCCCGGATCCACGCCAGATCGAGGCCGCCGCCGCACTGGGGGCCCCGGTGATTGAATTACATACCGGTACCTACTGCGATCACACCGGTTCGGCCGCCCGGAAGGAGCTTAAGGCACTCTGCGAAGGGGCGCGGCTTGCGCACAAACTGGGACTGATCGTAAACGCAGGGCATGGAATCAACACGG from bacterium includes:
- a CDS encoding FAD:protein FMN transferase — its product is MAASDYTKHTFNAMGTVCELQFQTDSTAASNAFIKSVTSWVSSFEAKFSRFRPDSLISRINAAAGDSPVELDDEAESLLALCDWFHWSTGGVFDPAALPLIKLWDYHIPHATRPEECAVQSALVLCGWKKIQRRKGQFFLPEKGMGIDVGGIGKEYAVDRVFEMANQAGLQNVLVNFGHDLRVQGEPPEKGPWRIGLEDPNDPGRCWGGVVVRNRAVTTSGNYARNVKINGEQFGHILDPRTGYPVSNGCQSVSVIAPTCTEAGILSTTAFILGGEEGQRFLDSYYQVEGCVNEKNRQYLTRRFHEYLIRD
- a CDS encoding TlpA disulfide reductase family protein, whose product is MNTSSVINKITILAAIALLAATGTTQAGWKTGSPLPDLNQFKLEGKVPSDLKGKVILIDFWASWCGPCKASFPILNNLQDQYKTRGFEIIAVNQDQTRALMKSFLEEHPASFIALRDADNLLVAAADVQSMPSSFLVDRSGRIRFLHTGFHGEKTAAKYKEEIELLLNEKDGLKK
- a CDS encoding DUF4266 domain-containing protein, which codes for MKHRLLKLGLISIGLISLTGCGTVQPWERGTLSDYTMRQDRDPLTDSMREHVYFTRESAAGGRGVGGGGCGCN
- a CDS encoding RluA family pseudouridine synthase — encoded protein: MQPQEFIVRLDQAGLPLQNFLAQRLNLSRNKAKGLLDERLVFVNGRRIWMTHHEVRKGDKIEVMIPSKQAAKKAKPLTILYQDSEYIIVDKQTGRLSNGPDSLETDLQTLLKMPRLQAVHRLDRDTSGCILIAKSKEAFDKAVDLFKKQEISKVYHLLAMGEIKERERRIDYPLENEPAVTKLYHVSSNPLASHLKASLETGRTHQIRKHLAYIGHPVLGDKTYAVRGAIPEELRMIDRQMLHAASLRFNSPFNQRAIRVESPLPKDFTLWMKRLGLR
- a CDS encoding leucine-rich repeat domain-containing protein, with protein sequence MRFLTLLLGLFILTGCRPAAEAPLDPLRATTVAEALAQSNTVQNLDLFYRRLNGFPTDILVLNNLKQLNLRTCTIGRLPDEITALSQLTRLDLGQTGLTNLPPAIGELTQLTHLWLNDNPLPSLPQEIQNLTNLTYLNADRTQLSQLLPGIGLLSNLRWLRLNNNHLTAMPADMAGLAKNLKILYLMGNPIPEQEQNRIKAALPGCTVIFQPGSGVKTSNRN
- a CDS encoding pyridoxine 5'-phosphate synthase → MKTIKLRLGVNIDHVATLRQVRGTDYPDLVQAARVCEVAGATGITVHLREDRRHIQDRDVFALRKAIKTRLNLEMANNPDILAVALKVKPDEVCLVPERRQELTTEGGLDAAGQARRLRPTIQKLSDAGIEVSLFIAPDPRQIEAAAALGAPVIELHTGTYCDHTGSAARKELKALCEGARLAHKLGLIVNAGHGINTANARGILDIPYLNTLNIGHSIICQAVFVGLNRAVKEMLEAMKPYGGGQTS